One window from the genome of Calliopsis andreniformis isolate RMS-2024a chromosome 12, iyCalAndr_principal, whole genome shotgun sequence encodes:
- the LOC143185853 gene encoding putative galactose-1-phosphate uridylyltransferase isoform X1: protein MAASTGDRKVTGLKNGTEALKEEFNPTDQYFIEHQHIRYNPLRGEWVLVSPHRMKRPWGGQIEPNVEEDLPEYDPNNPLCPGNLRASGEVTPVYENTYAFVNDFPALLESVPSPSKSDDELFQMDSARGTCKVMCFHPKSNVTIALMNISEIKEVVKRWIFEMLELGEKWTWVQIFENRGALMGCSNTHPHCQIWASSFLPNEAKIKDKYLSDYYSRNKKPLLIDYMQKELLKKERIVLENRDWVILVPFWAVWPYETMVLPKKQVSRMQDLTESQQESLAVVMKRLCTKYDNLFNCSFPYSMGWHGAPTGPYSKEDYPYWTFHGIYLPPLLRSASIKKHMVGYELFAQAQRDLTPEQAAEKLRSLSDSHYKYPETSLTSYEIEKYSQ, encoded by the exons ATGGCTGCGTCAACAG GCGATAGAAAGGTAACTGGCCTAAAAAATGGCACAGAAGCATTGAAAGAAGAATTTAATCCAACTG ATCAATATTTTATAGAACACCAACATATTAGATATAATCCTTTAAGAGGAGAATGGGTACTAGTATCGCCACACCGGATGAAGAGGCCATGGGGGGGCCAAATCGAACCAAATGTAGAAGAAGATCTCCCAGAATATGACCCTAACAATCCACTTTGCCCAGGCAATCTCAGAGCCAGTGGAgag GTAACACCAGTATATGAAAATACATATGCATTTGTCAATGACTTCCCTGCACTATTAGAATCAGTTCCTAGTCCATCAAAGTCAGATGATGAGCTATTTCAGATGGACTCTGCAAGAGGTACTTGTAAAGTCATGTGTTTTCATCCAAAATCAAATGTAACAATAGCACTTATGAATATTTCTGAGATCAAGGAAGTTGTTAAACG ATGGATTTTCGAAATGCTTGAACTGGGAGAAAAGTGGACTTGGGTGCAAATCTTCGAAAATCGCGGCGCTTTAATGGGATGCAGTAACACGCACCCGCATTGTCAAATTTGGGCCAGTTCCTTTTTACCAAATGAAGCCAAAATAAAAGACAAATACCTTAGTGATTATTACAGTCGCAATAAGAAACCTCTTCTCATTGACTATATGCAAAAAGAACTTCTTAAAAAG GAGCGCATTGTATTGGAAAATCGAGATTGGGTAATTTTAGTGCCATTCTGGGCAGTTTGGCCATATGAAACTATGGTATTACCTAAGAAGCAAGTATCAAGAATGCAAGATTTAACAGAAAGTCAGCAAGAATCACTGGCAGTTGTCATGAAAAGATTGTGTACAAAATATGATAATTTATTCAATTGTTCTTTTCCATACTCTATGGGCTGGCATG GTGCACCGACCGGTCCATATTCGAAGGAAGACTACCCTTATTGGACTTTCCATGGGATTTACTTACCTCCTTTATTACGTTCTGCGTCTATAAAGAAGCATATGGTTGGCTACGAGCTTTTTGCACAAGCACAAAGAGACTTAACACCGGAACAAGCCGCAGAAAAATTAAGAAGCTTGTCAGATTCTCATTACAAGTATCCAGAGACAAGTTTAACCAGTTAcgaaatagaaaaatattctcAATGA
- the LOC143185853 gene encoding putative galactose-1-phosphate uridylyltransferase isoform X2, translating into MAASTGDRKVTGLKNGTEALKEEFNPTEHQHIRYNPLRGEWVLVSPHRMKRPWGGQIEPNVEEDLPEYDPNNPLCPGNLRASGEVTPVYENTYAFVNDFPALLESVPSPSKSDDELFQMDSARGTCKVMCFHPKSNVTIALMNISEIKEVVKRWIFEMLELGEKWTWVQIFENRGALMGCSNTHPHCQIWASSFLPNEAKIKDKYLSDYYSRNKKPLLIDYMQKELLKKERIVLENRDWVILVPFWAVWPYETMVLPKKQVSRMQDLTESQQESLAVVMKRLCTKYDNLFNCSFPYSMGWHGAPTGPYSKEDYPYWTFHGIYLPPLLRSASIKKHMVGYELFAQAQRDLTPEQAAEKLRSLSDSHYKYPETSLTSYEIEKYSQ; encoded by the exons ATGGCTGCGTCAACAG GCGATAGAAAGGTAACTGGCCTAAAAAATGGCACAGAAGCATTGAAAGAAGAATTTAATCCAACTG AACACCAACATATTAGATATAATCCTTTAAGAGGAGAATGGGTACTAGTATCGCCACACCGGATGAAGAGGCCATGGGGGGGCCAAATCGAACCAAATGTAGAAGAAGATCTCCCAGAATATGACCCTAACAATCCACTTTGCCCAGGCAATCTCAGAGCCAGTGGAgag GTAACACCAGTATATGAAAATACATATGCATTTGTCAATGACTTCCCTGCACTATTAGAATCAGTTCCTAGTCCATCAAAGTCAGATGATGAGCTATTTCAGATGGACTCTGCAAGAGGTACTTGTAAAGTCATGTGTTTTCATCCAAAATCAAATGTAACAATAGCACTTATGAATATTTCTGAGATCAAGGAAGTTGTTAAACG ATGGATTTTCGAAATGCTTGAACTGGGAGAAAAGTGGACTTGGGTGCAAATCTTCGAAAATCGCGGCGCTTTAATGGGATGCAGTAACACGCACCCGCATTGTCAAATTTGGGCCAGTTCCTTTTTACCAAATGAAGCCAAAATAAAAGACAAATACCTTAGTGATTATTACAGTCGCAATAAGAAACCTCTTCTCATTGACTATATGCAAAAAGAACTTCTTAAAAAG GAGCGCATTGTATTGGAAAATCGAGATTGGGTAATTTTAGTGCCATTCTGGGCAGTTTGGCCATATGAAACTATGGTATTACCTAAGAAGCAAGTATCAAGAATGCAAGATTTAACAGAAAGTCAGCAAGAATCACTGGCAGTTGTCATGAAAAGATTGTGTACAAAATATGATAATTTATTCAATTGTTCTTTTCCATACTCTATGGGCTGGCATG GTGCACCGACCGGTCCATATTCGAAGGAAGACTACCCTTATTGGACTTTCCATGGGATTTACTTACCTCCTTTATTACGTTCTGCGTCTATAAAGAAGCATATGGTTGGCTACGAGCTTTTTGCACAAGCACAAAGAGACTTAACACCGGAACAAGCCGCAGAAAAATTAAGAAGCTTGTCAGATTCTCATTACAAGTATCCAGAGACAAGTTTAACCAGTTAcgaaatagaaaaatattctcAATGA
- the LOC143185853 gene encoding putative galactose-1-phosphate uridylyltransferase isoform X3 gives MFQLLDQYFIEHQHIRYNPLRGEWVLVSPHRMKRPWGGQIEPNVEEDLPEYDPNNPLCPGNLRASGEVTPVYENTYAFVNDFPALLESVPSPSKSDDELFQMDSARGTCKVMCFHPKSNVTIALMNISEIKEVVKRWIFEMLELGEKWTWVQIFENRGALMGCSNTHPHCQIWASSFLPNEAKIKDKYLSDYYSRNKKPLLIDYMQKELLKKERIVLENRDWVILVPFWAVWPYETMVLPKKQVSRMQDLTESQQESLAVVMKRLCTKYDNLFNCSFPYSMGWHGAPTGPYSKEDYPYWTFHGIYLPPLLRSASIKKHMVGYELFAQAQRDLTPEQAAEKLRSLSDSHYKYPETSLTSYEIEKYSQ, from the exons ATGTTTCAACTATTAGATCAATATTTTATAGAACACCAACATATTAGATATAATCCTTTAAGAGGAGAATGGGTACTAGTATCGCCACACCGGATGAAGAGGCCATGGGGGGGCCAAATCGAACCAAATGTAGAAGAAGATCTCCCAGAATATGACCCTAACAATCCACTTTGCCCAGGCAATCTCAGAGCCAGTGGAgag GTAACACCAGTATATGAAAATACATATGCATTTGTCAATGACTTCCCTGCACTATTAGAATCAGTTCCTAGTCCATCAAAGTCAGATGATGAGCTATTTCAGATGGACTCTGCAAGAGGTACTTGTAAAGTCATGTGTTTTCATCCAAAATCAAATGTAACAATAGCACTTATGAATATTTCTGAGATCAAGGAAGTTGTTAAACG ATGGATTTTCGAAATGCTTGAACTGGGAGAAAAGTGGACTTGGGTGCAAATCTTCGAAAATCGCGGCGCTTTAATGGGATGCAGTAACACGCACCCGCATTGTCAAATTTGGGCCAGTTCCTTTTTACCAAATGAAGCCAAAATAAAAGACAAATACCTTAGTGATTATTACAGTCGCAATAAGAAACCTCTTCTCATTGACTATATGCAAAAAGAACTTCTTAAAAAG GAGCGCATTGTATTGGAAAATCGAGATTGGGTAATTTTAGTGCCATTCTGGGCAGTTTGGCCATATGAAACTATGGTATTACCTAAGAAGCAAGTATCAAGAATGCAAGATTTAACAGAAAGTCAGCAAGAATCACTGGCAGTTGTCATGAAAAGATTGTGTACAAAATATGATAATTTATTCAATTGTTCTTTTCCATACTCTATGGGCTGGCATG GTGCACCGACCGGTCCATATTCGAAGGAAGACTACCCTTATTGGACTTTCCATGGGATTTACTTACCTCCTTTATTACGTTCTGCGTCTATAAAGAAGCATATGGTTGGCTACGAGCTTTTTGCACAAGCACAAAGAGACTTAACACCGGAACAAGCCGCAGAAAAATTAAGAAGCTTGTCAGATTCTCATTACAAGTATCCAGAGACAAGTTTAACCAGTTAcgaaatagaaaaatattctcAATGA